From one Mycobacterium lentiflavum genomic stretch:
- a CDS encoding tyrosine-type recombinase/integrase — MSDSEQRVADGFPVVVDQDGFPVEEILGFFVARSYSARSTSAQYARVFARLCDFLEFRGARSLLDATQKDLSAYRVYRTQTAAQPISQYAFRVEATALRQFYSWAVESGRLRQSPVKKFSKVGRDNLSTNRIRHSKVRHVDGYLYDKWLEEAGCRSAGASVRSARERNIAAFKTLVSTGLRIQELASLLTLDIDNGQLLKHAMVVEMESITKYEINRNAIIPNYALTAIRKYRKLERPNVVLRHQRSLAGQLDGCFMVEYFDPGTRRVWGLWRGRRRQYLLHQVPVEMRLKAVIVSADRIVEPLCLFLSDSRGLGMTRSGWEGVFTATSEQLLRRYPADRQVRKVTPHDLRHTFAINYLRAAHQARAKAQGQSTFGDGPPLRDPLIDLQELLGHATSAQTLRYLRYVEDIDIAVAAAAPDSAVDANDDRAAAK, encoded by the coding sequence GTGTCGGACTCTGAGCAGCGGGTGGCTGATGGCTTTCCCGTTGTGGTCGACCAGGACGGGTTTCCTGTGGAAGAGATCCTTGGATTCTTCGTCGCGAGGAGTTATTCGGCTAGGAGCACTTCGGCCCAGTATGCGCGCGTGTTTGCGCGATTGTGCGATTTTTTAGAGTTTCGGGGCGCTAGGTCACTGCTCGATGCGACGCAGAAAGATTTGTCCGCTTATCGCGTTTATCGTACGCAAACCGCTGCACAGCCAATTTCTCAGTACGCGTTTCGCGTGGAGGCGACTGCGTTGCGGCAGTTCTATAGCTGGGCGGTCGAATCTGGCCGCTTGCGGCAGAGCCCGGTAAAAAAGTTCTCCAAAGTTGGGCGAGACAATCTGTCCACGAATCGGATTCGTCATTCGAAAGTTCGACACGTCGACGGTTATCTGTACGACAAGTGGCTTGAAGAGGCGGGCTGCCGGTCAGCCGGCGCATCTGTTCGGTCAGCGCGAGAACGAAATATCGCTGCCTTCAAGACGCTAGTGTCGACGGGTCTGCGGATACAAGAATTAGCGAGCTTACTCACATTGGATATCGATAACGGCCAACTGCTCAAGCATGCGATGGTTGTCGAGATGGAGTCTATTACTAAGTATGAAATTAATAGAAACGCAATTATCCCAAATTATGCGTTGACGGCGATTCGCAAGTATCGCAAACTCGAGCGTCCAAATGTAGTGCTGAGGCATCAGCGCTCCCTAGCCGGGCAACTCGACGGCTGCTTTATGGTGGAGTATTTCGATCCCGGCACCCGGCGCGTCTGGGGGCTGTGGCGAGGACGGCGCCGCCAATACCTACTGCACCAAGTTCCGGTGGAGATGCGGCTCAAGGCAGTGATCGTCAGTGCAGACCGAATCGTCGAGCCCTTGTGCCTTTTCCTTAGCGACAGCCGCGGGCTGGGGATGACCCGTTCAGGGTGGGAAGGCGTCTTCACCGCAACAAGTGAACAGCTTCTTCGCCGGTACCCAGCCGACAGACAGGTGCGCAAGGTGACGCCACACGACCTGCGACACACCTTTGCTATCAATTACCTTCGGGCTGCGCATCAGGCGCGTGCAAAGGCGCAGGGGCAGTCCACTTTTGGCGATGGACCGCCGTTGCGTGATCCCTTAATCGACCTGCAAGAACTGTTGGGGCACGCAACATCGGCTCAAACGCTGAGGTATCTGCGCTATGTCGAGGATATCGACATAGCTGTTGCCGCCGCGGCGCCTGATTCTGCCGTCGACGCGAACGACGACCGTGCCGCGGCGAAATGA
- a CDS encoding helix-turn-helix domain-containing protein, whose translation MSEVDEAKVLASVGGRILERRTELGLSQRDLAAAAKVDRSFMARVEQGLRSPTVVFLAKVAYAMGTTVSSLTRDI comes from the coding sequence GTGTCAGAAGTGGACGAAGCAAAGGTGCTTGCATCTGTCGGTGGCCGCATTCTTGAGCGGCGCACCGAATTGGGGTTGAGTCAACGTGACCTGGCTGCGGCGGCCAAGGTCGACCGCTCTTTTATGGCCCGCGTCGAACAGGGCCTGCGTAGCCCCACTGTCGTCTTCCTGGCCAAAGTTGCTTATGCGATGGGCACAACCGTCAGTTCTCTGACCCGCGACATCTGA
- a CDS encoding DUF4226 domain-containing protein, which produces MSSLDALVAETSRALSAARGLFGSAPVGGSLPSMQQLVVGRQGVAQVGQAAAAGWHGGAAGTYMTTNADQVQAFNTTLAADGRVSPALGEAGRSAAEGAHRMDALIAQTRAGVTALAPSTRSTAGKQQLASYLQGQLDRAKGLVQNFQQRGGEIAGAIQSAGYGTGGGHAKDAPPAVPLDSQKWKPGDKHHMPYGAGKGGLGPPNFPDSPPWVDVFDRTKDPDQVPHYFVRSDEIPGYKTLPPGALGPATVADEHGNPDSYVELGPNSGVWVPQSSFPGAKFYPPGWAGDLPPYGYDEYVPGSGIYMWHGDLTPEPYRPYGPLGPPTLPQGGH; this is translated from the coding sequence ATGTCGTCGCTCGATGCGCTGGTGGCCGAAACAAGCCGGGCACTCAGTGCTGCGCGCGGGCTGTTCGGGTCCGCGCCTGTCGGGGGATCGTTGCCCTCGATGCAGCAGTTGGTGGTTGGTCGGCAGGGGGTAGCTCAAGTTGGCCAGGCCGCGGCAGCTGGCTGGCATGGTGGGGCAGCAGGGACCTACATGACCACCAACGCCGACCAGGTGCAGGCATTCAACACCACACTGGCCGCCGATGGTCGGGTAAGTCCAGCGCTCGGCGAAGCGGGGCGCAGCGCGGCCGAGGGGGCCCACCGCATGGACGCTCTGATCGCTCAGACTCGTGCCGGGGTTACTGCCCTGGCCCCGAGCACGCGAAGCACCGCAGGAAAGCAACAGCTGGCCAGTTACTTGCAGGGCCAGCTGGACCGAGCCAAGGGGCTGGTGCAGAACTTCCAGCAGCGAGGTGGTGAAATTGCCGGCGCCATCCAAAGCGCTGGCTATGGGACTGGTGGCGGTCACGCTAAGGATGCTCCGCCTGCGGTACCGCTGGATTCGCAGAAGTGGAAGCCCGGCGATAAGCACCATATGCCGTACGGCGCCGGCAAGGGTGGGTTGGGTCCGCCGAACTTTCCTGATTCGCCGCCGTGGGTGGATGTTTTTGACAGGACGAAGGATCCGGATCAGGTTCCGCACTATTTCGTGAGGTCTGATGAGATTCCCGGCTACAAAACGCTTCCGCCGGGGGCGCTGGGGCCCGCCACGGTGGCCGATGAGCACGGCAATCCCGATTCCTATGTCGAGCTGGGGCCGAATTCGGGGGTGTGGGTGCCGCAGTCGTCTTTTCCGGGCGCGAAGTTCTATCCGCCGGGGTGGGCTGGTGATCTGCCGCCGTACGGTTACGACGAGTACGTTCCCGGCTCGGGGATTTACATGTGGCACGGCGACTTAACTCCTGAACCGTATAGGCCGTATGGCCCTCTTGGGCCGCCCACCTTGCCGCAAGGTGGCCACTAA
- a CDS encoding DUF4226 domain-containing protein, whose amino-acid sequence MTSLDELVAAAGRALSDGRRLFGVSPVNAGGWSSAPALVAGRQGVLAVGGAAAAGWVGVAASTYGRRNASEVRALGNTVVADDRTVPALTNVSHVAASGATSMDNLIAETRAGVAMIARSENSPAGRQELAAYLQEQVARAKAVLQTSQQDSHELAVSIKNGSGGYRRDGVPSAPADGPGTDGDKDRGGADELDNHVRLVDSKGTSDYADQPQVAIDPRNTFIGDQRFGYWLCWLKTLSLQKVDRLWAIGLISSCGDLLQASLMLRRAFHAALA is encoded by the coding sequence ATGACCTCGTTGGATGAGCTGGTGGCTGCGGCTGGACGTGCGCTAAGTGATGGCCGGAGACTGTTTGGGGTGTCGCCAGTTAATGCCGGTGGATGGTCATCGGCGCCGGCGTTGGTCGCTGGCCGCCAGGGTGTGCTGGCAGTGGGCGGCGCTGCCGCTGCCGGTTGGGTCGGTGTGGCGGCCTCAACCTATGGGCGACGCAATGCGAGCGAGGTTCGTGCGCTGGGCAATACCGTTGTCGCCGATGACCGGACGGTCCCGGCCCTGACCAACGTGAGCCACGTTGCTGCCAGCGGGGCCACGAGCATGGACAACCTTATCGCCGAGACCCGCGCAGGGGTGGCGATGATCGCCCGTAGCGAGAACAGTCCGGCAGGCCGGCAAGAGCTGGCCGCTTACCTGCAGGAGCAGGTCGCGCGGGCCAAAGCGGTGTTGCAGACTTCGCAGCAAGACAGCCACGAGCTGGCAGTGTCGATCAAGAACGGTTCGGGCGGCTATCGGCGCGACGGCGTCCCCAGTGCGCCCGCCGATGGGCCGGGCACCGACGGCGACAAGGACCGCGGGGGCGCCGATGAGCTGGATAATCATGTCCGACTTGTGGATTCAAAGGGCACATCGGACTATGCCGATCAACCGCAGGTCGCCATTGATCCCAGAAACACATTTATTGGTGACCAGCGGTTTGGTTACTGGTTATGTTGGCTCAAGACATTGTCTCTTCAGAAAGTTGATCGGCTTTGGGCGATCGGGCTTATTTCGTCGTGTGGGGATCTTCTGCAGGCCTCGTTGATGCTGAGACGCGCTTTCCACGCAGCACTCGCTTAG
- the nrdH gene encoding glutaredoxin-like protein NrdH, translating to MDITVYTKPACVQCTATRKALDKNNVKYSLVDITDDHGARDYVMSLGYLQAPVVVAGSEHWSGFRPGRIRELACLAAAV from the coding sequence ATGGATATCACGGTCTACACCAAACCGGCCTGCGTTCAATGCACAGCCACGCGTAAAGCATTGGACAAAAATAACGTCAAATACAGTCTCGTCGACATCACCGACGACCACGGGGCCCGCGACTACGTGATGAGTCTTGGATACCTGCAGGCACCAGTTGTCGTCGCCGGGTCCGAACACTGGAGCGGTTTCCGGCCCGGCAGGATTCGCGAACTAGCGTGCCTGGCTGCCGCCGTCTGA
- a CDS encoding DNA cytosine methyltransferase, which produces MTSSTTSRSAKLHAPELSAEHLAEIEEALASTHSDWQPSGLPTGITYTDIFCGFGGSSIGLENAGMTLALGANHWPKAIETHALNFPNADHLIADVSNYDMRRLPDTDVLWASPICTELSPAGGTRRPSAQLSLLEPEGHVPTAALDRTRATFWDVVRATEVHRYRIILIENVIEAASWELFDIWCTAMDKLGYNHQFISVSSAHIGDDANPHAPQWRDRLYIVFTAVSLPTIDIRPRPLTWCPQCDEINHAVQSWKRLDRRRIGKYRQQYVYRCPNARCRHSVVEPFVRPAAVAIDWSDLGQRIGDRSKPLAAATMRRIRAGIAQFAEPTVIATNHGRLGEDRAYPAAGAPMPTRSTKIGDGVICPPSVLDRRAYNDGDARRIKPISDPVGAITANGRPHTLVTPQMVVPAGGSWNTEAISAADPLRTRMTRDTDGLFTPQPWITVLRNHADVSSIEDPLAAVATGGGTGGGHQGLTVPPGAFIQKHHGGVDYAGIAHMTKSVNDPVPSVVARPNLSLVIPYRKGKAKTTDEPLHTVATRDSAALVAASAIDIDDCRFRMLSPREHARAQRFPDDYRVTGNRSEQTMGFGNAVSSNVAQWLGGFVVRLLASGQ; this is translated from the coding sequence ATGACCAGCTCGACCACATCCCGCTCGGCGAAACTGCACGCCCCCGAGCTATCCGCCGAACACCTCGCTGAAATCGAAGAGGCTCTGGCATCCACACACAGCGACTGGCAACCCAGCGGACTGCCTACCGGGATTACCTATACCGACATCTTCTGCGGATTCGGCGGTTCCAGTATCGGCCTCGAAAATGCCGGGATGACTCTAGCTTTGGGTGCCAACCACTGGCCGAAAGCGATCGAAACCCACGCGCTGAACTTCCCCAACGCCGATCACCTAATCGCCGATGTGTCCAACTACGACATGCGCAGGCTGCCTGACACGGATGTGCTCTGGGCATCGCCGATCTGCACCGAGCTCTCCCCCGCGGGCGGCACCCGCCGCCCCAGCGCCCAGCTGTCGCTGCTTGAGCCGGAAGGCCACGTACCCACGGCCGCGCTGGACCGCACACGCGCAACGTTCTGGGATGTGGTGCGCGCCACCGAGGTACACCGCTATCGAATTATCCTGATCGAGAACGTGATCGAGGCGGCCTCTTGGGAATTATTCGACATCTGGTGTACCGCAATGGATAAACTGGGTTACAATCACCAGTTCATCTCGGTGTCTTCGGCTCACATCGGCGACGACGCAAATCCTCACGCCCCCCAGTGGCGCGATCGCCTCTACATCGTCTTCACAGCAGTGTCGTTGCCGACCATCGACATCAGGCCGCGCCCGCTGACCTGGTGCCCCCAGTGCGACGAGATCAACCACGCGGTTCAGTCCTGGAAGCGTCTGGACCGCCGCCGCATCGGAAAGTACCGCCAGCAGTACGTGTATCGCTGCCCCAATGCCCGGTGCAGGCACAGTGTTGTCGAACCGTTTGTGCGGCCCGCTGCTGTGGCCATCGATTGGAGCGACCTAGGCCAGCGCATCGGCGACCGCAGCAAGCCGCTGGCGGCCGCGACCATGCGCCGCATCCGTGCCGGGATCGCCCAGTTCGCCGAACCCACCGTGATCGCTACCAATCACGGCCGACTCGGTGAAGACCGCGCCTACCCGGCGGCCGGTGCCCCGATGCCTACTCGCTCCACCAAAATCGGCGACGGTGTCATATGCCCGCCGTCTGTGCTTGACCGCCGAGCCTATAACGACGGGGACGCGCGCCGCATTAAGCCCATCAGCGACCCGGTCGGGGCCATCACCGCCAACGGCCGCCCGCACACTCTCGTGACACCGCAGATGGTGGTGCCGGCCGGAGGTTCCTGGAACACCGAAGCGATCAGCGCCGCCGACCCGCTGCGGACCCGCATGACTCGCGACACCGATGGCCTGTTCACTCCCCAGCCATGGATCACCGTGTTACGCAACCACGCCGACGTGAGCTCGATCGAGGACCCGCTGGCCGCGGTGGCTACGGGGGGCGGAACCGGCGGAGGCCACCAGGGACTGACCGTCCCGCCGGGCGCTTTCATCCAGAAGCACCACGGCGGCGTGGATTATGCGGGCATCGCTCACATGACCAAGAGCGTCAACGACCCGGTGCCCTCGGTTGTGGCGCGCCCCAACCTCTCTCTGGTGATCCCCTACCGCAAGGGCAAGGCCAAGACGACCGACGAGCCACTGCACACGGTAGCGACTCGAGATTCGGCGGCCCTGGTGGCGGCCTCCGCGATCGACATCGACGATTGCCGCTTCAGGATGCTCAGCCCCCGTGAACATGCTCGGGCACAACGTTTCCCTGACGACTATCGGGTCACCGGCAATCGTTCCGAGCAGACCATGGGGTTTGGGAATGCGGTGTCCAGCAACGTCGCTCAATGGCTCGGCGGCTTCGTTGTCCGCCTTCTTGCAAGCGGCCAATAA
- a CDS encoding site-specific integrase, producing MPAVGIRRVVVLDKFGQASLCEINPDNYRCKRLAAQLADQWAHMATGLSRSAVYAHWQASDRYLNFVVAQGYSHVSLNETPEAVVTTLSAWSKSLLGKYGATSKVPYRLTNIVQAQLASAVSDGVVTDGVLCALALGPALIKRPVDRPLDEFGKAELQRMVLAARAHIRALRAIRDWAAKLIEANEHDGITDMAQRTVAEMLAMATSGSPVVVSGALDNTEMLAHFPAEAWSLYRPPSALANSGPSAKGWCVRAVMPATVDLTPFRVLLLATTGIAADEISSLRISDIEWQADGVRLQTNKPRAGRSKGRFFPVSQGGGWSVSGVLESLLEHTRTARALASGQISGELWLSVNWQRPDAECRYLPRQLRQASATTSLGYWLQRVGGVHEVGEVSLPHDLRRIRKAKLSERAIGLQGMFADIAGDEHTTRVFYTHYAHTTSLKVYSASVVSRFQRSLADAVTSGFTAFLKPRAEVPLTALTEALPIELSHARSLRSGEFDMGVVDCRDPFDSPFTVRGKLCGSAPLSCLVCENAVVFTDHLPNVLALVEAMDNIRRSMNPEEWIAIWGAQYDAAVALIESLPESVREAARQRMAQARTDLPSWLQRGAE from the coding sequence GTGCCCGCGGTCGGTATTCGCCGCGTCGTGGTGCTTGATAAGTTTGGTCAAGCAAGCCTGTGCGAGATTAATCCCGACAACTATCGCTGCAAGCGGCTGGCTGCTCAGCTGGCTGATCAGTGGGCACATATGGCAACCGGATTGTCGCGATCAGCGGTATACGCCCACTGGCAAGCTTCGGACCGCTACTTAAATTTTGTTGTGGCACAGGGATATTCACACGTCAGCCTGAACGAAACCCCGGAGGCAGTCGTGACGACGTTGTCTGCGTGGTCGAAATCCTTGTTAGGCAAGTACGGTGCAACGTCGAAGGTCCCGTATCGGCTGACGAACATTGTCCAAGCACAGTTGGCTTCGGCGGTCTCCGATGGTGTCGTAACGGATGGTGTGCTGTGCGCGTTGGCGCTCGGGCCGGCGCTGATCAAGCGGCCGGTGGACCGGCCGCTTGATGAGTTCGGCAAAGCCGAGCTGCAGCGAATGGTTCTGGCGGCCCGTGCGCATATTCGGGCGTTAAGAGCCATCAGGGACTGGGCTGCGAAATTGATCGAAGCCAATGAGCACGACGGTATCACCGACATGGCGCAGCGAACTGTTGCCGAGATGCTGGCCATGGCTACATCGGGCAGTCCCGTTGTTGTCTCGGGGGCACTGGACAACACCGAGATGCTCGCGCACTTTCCGGCAGAGGCGTGGTCGCTATATCGGCCGCCAAGTGCTCTTGCGAACTCGGGGCCGTCGGCGAAGGGGTGGTGTGTGCGAGCGGTCATGCCGGCCACCGTTGATCTGACACCATTTCGCGTGCTGCTTCTGGCCACGACAGGCATTGCTGCAGATGAGATTTCGTCACTGCGGATCTCCGATATCGAGTGGCAAGCTGATGGTGTCAGGCTGCAGACGAATAAACCGCGCGCCGGGCGCTCGAAGGGGCGGTTCTTCCCGGTCTCGCAAGGCGGCGGGTGGAGCGTTTCTGGCGTGTTGGAGTCGCTGCTGGAGCATACGAGAACTGCCCGTGCTCTGGCGTCAGGGCAGATCAGCGGCGAGTTATGGCTATCGGTTAACTGGCAGCGCCCCGATGCTGAATGCCGTTATCTCCCAAGACAATTACGTCAGGCGTCGGCGACGACCAGCTTGGGATATTGGCTCCAACGAGTGGGCGGGGTGCATGAAGTCGGTGAAGTTTCCCTGCCGCATGATCTACGGAGAATCCGAAAGGCGAAGCTCAGCGAGCGCGCGATCGGCCTGCAAGGAATGTTCGCCGACATTGCCGGAGACGAGCACACGACGCGGGTTTTTTACACCCACTACGCGCACACCACGTCGTTGAAAGTGTATTCGGCCTCGGTGGTTTCACGATTTCAGCGGTCCCTCGCCGATGCGGTCACATCTGGTTTCACGGCCTTTCTGAAGCCGCGTGCGGAGGTTCCTTTGACTGCCCTCACTGAGGCGCTGCCGATTGAACTATCGCACGCCCGCAGCTTGAGATCGGGTGAGTTTGATATGGGCGTGGTTGACTGTCGCGATCCGTTTGACTCGCCGTTCACCGTCCGAGGCAAGTTGTGTGGGTCAGCGCCGCTGTCATGTTTGGTGTGCGAGAACGCCGTGGTTTTTACCGACCATCTTCCCAACGTTTTGGCGCTGGTCGAAGCGATGGACAACATCCGGAGATCAATGAATCCCGAAGAGTGGATAGCTATTTGGGGCGCTCAGTACGACGCGGCCGTGGCGCTGATCGAGTCGCTGCCCGAAAGTGTCCGCGAAGCCGCGCGTCAGCGGATGGCTCAGGCTCGTACCGACCTTCCCTCATGGTTGCAGCGAGGCGCCGAATGA